In Alligator mississippiensis isolate rAllMis1 chromosome 10, rAllMis1, whole genome shotgun sequence, one DNA window encodes the following:
- the COTL1 gene encoding coactosin-like protein has translation MATKIDKEACREAYNLVRDDGSDVTWVTFKYDGSTIVPGDQGTDYEAFTRKCTDDIRLFGFIRFTTGDAMSKRVKFALITWIGESVSGLQRAKTGTDKTLVKEVVQNFAKEFVISDHKELDEDYIKNELKKAGGANYDAQTE, from the exons ATGGCAACTAAAATCGACAAAGAGGCATGCAGAGAAGCTTACAATCTGGTCAGGGATGACGGCTCGGATGTGACCTG GGTGACTTTTAAATATGACGGGTCCACAATAGTCCCTGGAGACCAAGGAACAGACTATGAAGCATTTACAAGGAAATGCACAG ATGACATCAGGTTGTTCGGGTTCATCCGATTTACCACTGGGGATGCCATGAGCAAGCGAGTCAAGTTTGCCCTGATCACTTGGATTGGAGAGAGCGTTAGCGGCCTGCAGAGAGCCAAAACTGGGACTGACAAGACCCTGGTCAAAGAAGTAGTACAG AACTTTGCCAAAGAATTTGTGATCAGCGACCACAAAGAGCTGGATGAAGACTACATCAAGAACGAGCTGAAGAAAGCAGGGGGTGCTAATTATGACGCACAGACTGAGTAG